The following coding sequences lie in one Caloenas nicobarica isolate bCalNic1 chromosome 13, bCalNic1.hap1, whole genome shotgun sequence genomic window:
- the HRH2 gene encoding histamine H2 receptor — protein MDPCYNHTASQERMDFPLQLLVGSCLAILIVITLCGNIIVCLAVTLDRRLRSLTNCIIVSLAITDLLLGLLVLPFSAFYELAKEWPFGSTLCNIYTSLDVMLCTASILNLFMISLDRYFAVTTPLRYSQLVTSSRVAVGLVVIWTVSLMVSFLPIHLGWNTNGTAVQNTAPNCNKECTLEVNPVYGLVDALLTFYIPLVIMCITYYQILKIAREQAKRINHTWCSSSNAPMPPMVKEHKATMTLAVVLGAFIVCWFPYFTVFTYRGMWGDSRVKGTPMSIVLWLGYANSALNPILYGTLNRDFREAYQHLLRCWRTGGPRSSCLPPLQKAQSRGRSCRQGQGRQEGKPLKLEMRNGKETLLIDGALKSTGAFP, from the coding sequence ATGGATCCGTGTTACAACCATACAGCCTCTCAAGAAAGGATGGACTTCCCGTTGCAGCTGCTGGTCGGGTCCTGCCTCGCCATCCTCATCGTGATCACTCTCTGCGGTAACATCATCGTCTGCCTGGCCGTCACCCTTGACCGCCGGCTCCGCAGCTTGACAAACTGCATCATCGTCTCCTTGGCCATCACCGACCTGCTGCTGGGCCTCCTGGTGCTGCCATTCTCCGCCTTCTATGAACTCGCCAAAGAGTGGCCCTTTGGCAGCACTTTGTGCAACATCTACACCAGCCTGGACGTCATGCTGTGCACGGCTTCCATCCTCAACCTCTTCATGATCAGCCTGGATCGCTACTTTGCTGTAACCACTCCGCTCCGCTACAGCCAGCTGGTCACTTCCTCCCGGGTGGCTGTGGGTCTGGTTGTTATTTGGACTGTTTCACTGATGGTCTCCTTCCTACCCATCCACCTGGGCTGGAACACCAACGGGACAGCAGTGCAAAACACAGCCCCCAACTGCAACAAGGAGTGCACGCTGGAGGTGAACCCTGTGTACGGGCTAGTGGACGCCTTGCTCACCTTCTACATCCCTTTGGTCATCATGTGCATCACCTACTACCAGATACTCAAGATAGCGAGGGAGCAAGCCAAAAGGATAAACCACACatggtgcagcagcagcaacgctCCCATGCCACCCATGGTGAAGGAGCACAAAGCCACCATGACGCTGGCGGTGGTGTTGGGAGCATTCATTGTGTGCTGGTTCCCCTATTTCACAGTGTTCACATAccgggggatgtggggggacagcagggtgaaaGGCACACCCATGTCCATTGTCCTCTGGCTGGGCTATGCCAACTCAGCCCTGAACCCCATCCTCTACGGGACACTCAACAGGGATTTTCGGGAGGCGTACCAGCACTTGCTGCGCTGCTGGAGGACTGGGGGTCCCAGGagctcctgcctccctcccctccagaaGGCCCAGtccaggggcaggagctgcagacagggccagggcaggcaggagggtaAACCCCTGAAACTGGAAATGAGGAACGGGAAGGAGACCTTGCTGATCGACGGAGCCCTCAAGAG